The proteins below are encoded in one region of Oncorhynchus kisutch isolate 150728-3 linkage group LG14, Okis_V2, whole genome shotgun sequence:
- the kiz gene encoding centrosomal protein kizuna isoform X3 → MAFCEDQYYERIGSIQQSMHESPQIKCATLRGYLKEICEREKQAKIRNLELLRDVECIEMSMKEHCPDRNPLDEHKVECLNRISRFMAARQKKEEPNLKIDKGDLLNCYPQGESPSPQARGLRQPSVIFMGRQTSRSSAAEDATASIHLRQAERHSPNHPSHASECLQSGLSNDSKVSREVVADSGASLSVDISGSNDSPDGCNLCDKHERTAAVVPSVRTLTASAGVPFGGDEQLTSPRVTLTRPEKNSPSPSTISHMWDRNSPAEYTRGRGSGHQESIKEDVERVLQRSLPQTDLGKESQDVPEKSETLSRSSSSMELSVTSIGSDLSTSLTESDLAELPKVPEGVVHTASHTRRTASHTRRTDSPPQRSAIPPSERELCSASVHSQSLDTPEPRNRPESRSESTSPEIPFKRLSMEGFFHLLESIEQRFHRGERSVYCVSSLGDSKRNKVISLCNARAGLNGEDLDACGAVVLHQLQRLSWTMSMGCLLPEELVSSNWSTTEPRKISSRLPPDAAPLWDRWFKHALLLKDYHVLTPERLVQLFTPLLLPYNASYSAKAKVLLRTLLSRSSEECPSVESESSSCGLPSFLNDSIAEVQPARPSQEHSASGMQGLQSGEEDSQDESPVESIPIKETKAYQLLKQSATQARQQSSGDEEDLSGINDGYEENTGRVERSSHQDPYPWRETTKMKTYSAVQSKAFWGESDDSNSEIEAALRPQYNTNNDNSEDF, encoded by the exons ATGGCGTTCTGTGAGGACCAATACTATGAAAGAATTGGATCCATTCAACAAAGCATGCACGAAAG TCCTCAGATAAAGTGTGCCACACTCCGTGGTTATCTCAAGGAaatctgtgagagagagaaacaggcaaaAATTCGAAACCTGGAGCTCCTGAGAGATGTGGAGTGCATTGAAATGAGCATGAAGGAGCACTGTCCTGACCGTAACCCTCTGGATGAACACAAG GTTGAATGCTTGAATAGAATTTCCAGATTTATGGCAGCAAGGCAGAAGAAAGAAGAGCCAAATCTTAAAATAGAcaag GGAGATTTGTTGAATTGCTATCCTCAGGGTGAGTCCCCCTCACCACAGGCCAGGGGTTTACGCCAACCATCTGTAATCTTCATGGGTCGCCAGACCTCCAGAAGTTCCGCGGCTGAAGATGCCACCGCAAGTATACACTTACGACAAGCGGAGCGTCATTCGCCAAATCATCCATCACATGCCTCGGAATGCCTGCAAAGTGGCCTTTCGAATGACTCCAAAGTTTCCAGAGAGGTCGTTGCCGACAGCGGAGCGTCTTTATCAGTTGACATTTCAGGCTCAAACGATTCCCCCGACGGCTGTAATTTGTGTGACAAACATGAAAGGACGGCGGCAGTGGTTCCATCTGTTCGTACCTTAACAGCCAGCGCCGGCGTGCCTTTTGGAGGTGATGAACAACTGACTTCACCTCGGGTGACCTTGACGAGGCCTGAGAAGAATAGCCCATCGCCCAGCACTATCAGCCATATGTGGGACAGGAATTCACCTGCAGAATACACTCGGGGTAGAGGGTCTGGTCATCAGGAGAGCATAAAAGAAGATGTGGAGAGAGTTCTGCAAAGATCACTGCCTCAAACTGACTTGGGAAAAGAATCTCAAGATGTGCCAG AGAAGAGTGAAACCCTTAGTAGATCCAGTTCCAGTATGGAGCTGTCAGTGACCAGCATTGGTAGTGACCTGTCcacctccctgactgagtctgacCTGGCTGAGCTACCAAAGGTGCCAGAGGGTGTAGTCCATACAGCCAGCCACACCAGGAGGACAGCCAGCCACACCAGGAGGACAGACAGCCCACCACAGAGGAGTGCTATTCCACCCAGCGAGAGGGAGCTCTGCAGCGCCAGTGTTCACAGTCAATCACTGGACACTCCAGAGCCTAGGAACAGACCAGAATCACGTAGCGAATCCACGTCTCCAGAAATCCCATTCAAAAG ACTGTCCATGGAGGGATTCTTCCATCTACTGGAGAGCATCGAACAACGATTCCACAGAGGAGAAAGAAGTGTGTACTGTGTCTCGTCACTTGGCGATAGCAAACGCAATAAAGTGATCAG CCTTTGTAACGCCAGGGCAGGCTTGAATGGAGAGGACCTTGATGCATGTGGAGCAGTCGTCCTTCACCAGCTTCAGAGGTTGTCATGGACCATGTCAATGGGTTGCCTGTTACCCGAAGAGCTAGTTAGCTCCAACTGGTCCACCACTGAGCCCAGGAAAATAAG CTCCCGTCTCCCCCCTGATGCTGCTCCTCTGTGGGATCGCTGGTTCAAGCACGCCCTTCTGCTGAAGGACTACCATGTCCTCACCCCCGAGCGCCTCGTCCAGCTGTTCACTCCACTGCTGCTGCCATACAACGCCTCCTATAGTGCCAAG GCCAAAGTGCTGCTGAGGACACTTCTGTCCCGGTCCAGTGAGGAGTGCCCCTCGGTGGAGAGTGAGTCTTCATCTTGTGGCCTTCCCTCGTTCCTCAACGACAGCATTGCGGAGGTCCAACCAGCCAGACCTTCTCAGGAGCACAGCGCCTCAGGGATGCAAG GACTACAAAGTGGTGAAGAGGACAGCCAAGACGAGAGCCCCGTGGAAAGTATTCCTATTAAAG AGACAAAAGCATATCAGCTGCTTAAACAGTCTGCCACGCAGGCGAGGCAGCAGAGCTCTGGAGACGAGGAGGATCTGTCAG GAATAAATGATGGCTATGAAGAGAATACTGGGAGGGTTGAGCGCTCCTCTCATCAAGACCCTTACCCTTG
- the kiz gene encoding centrosomal protein kizuna isoform X1, whose product MAFCEDQYYERIGSIQQSMHEREKRRLELERELFAYCRSDKRGPQIKCATLRGYLKEICEREKQAKIRNLELLRDVECIEMSMKEHCPDRNPLDEHKVECLNRISRFMAARQKKEEPNLKIDKGDLLNCYPQGESPSPQARGLRQPSVIFMGRQTSRSSAAEDATASIHLRQAERHSPNHPSHASECLQSGLSNDSKVSREVVADSGASLSVDISGSNDSPDGCNLCDKHERTAAVVPSVRTLTASAGVPFGGDEQLTSPRVTLTRPEKNSPSPSTISHMWDRNSPAEYTRGRGSGHQESIKEDVERVLQRSLPQTDLGKESQDVPEKSETLSRSSSSMELSVTSIGSDLSTSLTESDLAELPKVPEGVVHTASHTRRTASHTRRTDSPPQRSAIPPSERELCSASVHSQSLDTPEPRNRPESRSESTSPEIPFKRLSMEGFFHLLESIEQRFHRGERSVYCVSSLGDSKRNKVISLCNARAGLNGEDLDACGAVVLHQLQRLSWTMSMGCLLPEELVSSNWSTTEPRKISSRLPPDAAPLWDRWFKHALLLKDYHVLTPERLVQLFTPLLLPYNASYSAKAKVLLRTLLSRSSEECPSVESESSSCGLPSFLNDSIAEVQPARPSQEHSASGMQGLQSGEEDSQDESPVESIPIKETKAYQLLKQSATQARQQSSGDEEDLSGINDGYEENTGRVERSSHQDPYPWRETTKMKTYSAVQSKAFWGESDDSNSEIEAALRPQYNTNNDNSEDF is encoded by the exons ATGGCGTTCTGTGAGGACCAATACTATGAAAGAATTGGATCCATTCAACAAAGCATGCACGAAAG GGAAAAGAGGAGACTTGAGTTGGAGAGGGAGTTGTTTGCTTACTGTAGATCTGACAAGAGAGG TCCTCAGATAAAGTGTGCCACACTCCGTGGTTATCTCAAGGAaatctgtgagagagagaaacaggcaaaAATTCGAAACCTGGAGCTCCTGAGAGATGTGGAGTGCATTGAAATGAGCATGAAGGAGCACTGTCCTGACCGTAACCCTCTGGATGAACACAAG GTTGAATGCTTGAATAGAATTTCCAGATTTATGGCAGCAAGGCAGAAGAAAGAAGAGCCAAATCTTAAAATAGAcaag GGAGATTTGTTGAATTGCTATCCTCAGGGTGAGTCCCCCTCACCACAGGCCAGGGGTTTACGCCAACCATCTGTAATCTTCATGGGTCGCCAGACCTCCAGAAGTTCCGCGGCTGAAGATGCCACCGCAAGTATACACTTACGACAAGCGGAGCGTCATTCGCCAAATCATCCATCACATGCCTCGGAATGCCTGCAAAGTGGCCTTTCGAATGACTCCAAAGTTTCCAGAGAGGTCGTTGCCGACAGCGGAGCGTCTTTATCAGTTGACATTTCAGGCTCAAACGATTCCCCCGACGGCTGTAATTTGTGTGACAAACATGAAAGGACGGCGGCAGTGGTTCCATCTGTTCGTACCTTAACAGCCAGCGCCGGCGTGCCTTTTGGAGGTGATGAACAACTGACTTCACCTCGGGTGACCTTGACGAGGCCTGAGAAGAATAGCCCATCGCCCAGCACTATCAGCCATATGTGGGACAGGAATTCACCTGCAGAATACACTCGGGGTAGAGGGTCTGGTCATCAGGAGAGCATAAAAGAAGATGTGGAGAGAGTTCTGCAAAGATCACTGCCTCAAACTGACTTGGGAAAAGAATCTCAAGATGTGCCAG AGAAGAGTGAAACCCTTAGTAGATCCAGTTCCAGTATGGAGCTGTCAGTGACCAGCATTGGTAGTGACCTGTCcacctccctgactgagtctgacCTGGCTGAGCTACCAAAGGTGCCAGAGGGTGTAGTCCATACAGCCAGCCACACCAGGAGGACAGCCAGCCACACCAGGAGGACAGACAGCCCACCACAGAGGAGTGCTATTCCACCCAGCGAGAGGGAGCTCTGCAGCGCCAGTGTTCACAGTCAATCACTGGACACTCCAGAGCCTAGGAACAGACCAGAATCACGTAGCGAATCCACGTCTCCAGAAATCCCATTCAAAAG ACTGTCCATGGAGGGATTCTTCCATCTACTGGAGAGCATCGAACAACGATTCCACAGAGGAGAAAGAAGTGTGTACTGTGTCTCGTCACTTGGCGATAGCAAACGCAATAAAGTGATCAG CCTTTGTAACGCCAGGGCAGGCTTGAATGGAGAGGACCTTGATGCATGTGGAGCAGTCGTCCTTCACCAGCTTCAGAGGTTGTCATGGACCATGTCAATGGGTTGCCTGTTACCCGAAGAGCTAGTTAGCTCCAACTGGTCCACCACTGAGCCCAGGAAAATAAG CTCCCGTCTCCCCCCTGATGCTGCTCCTCTGTGGGATCGCTGGTTCAAGCACGCCCTTCTGCTGAAGGACTACCATGTCCTCACCCCCGAGCGCCTCGTCCAGCTGTTCACTCCACTGCTGCTGCCATACAACGCCTCCTATAGTGCCAAG GCCAAAGTGCTGCTGAGGACACTTCTGTCCCGGTCCAGTGAGGAGTGCCCCTCGGTGGAGAGTGAGTCTTCATCTTGTGGCCTTCCCTCGTTCCTCAACGACAGCATTGCGGAGGTCCAACCAGCCAGACCTTCTCAGGAGCACAGCGCCTCAGGGATGCAAG GACTACAAAGTGGTGAAGAGGACAGCCAAGACGAGAGCCCCGTGGAAAGTATTCCTATTAAAG AGACAAAAGCATATCAGCTGCTTAAACAGTCTGCCACGCAGGCGAGGCAGCAGAGCTCTGGAGACGAGGAGGATCTGTCAG GAATAAATGATGGCTATGAAGAGAATACTGGGAGGGTTGAGCGCTCCTCTCATCAAGACCCTTACCCTTG
- the kiz gene encoding centrosomal protein kizuna isoform X2, whose amino-acid sequence MAFCEDQYYERIGSIQQSMHEREKRRLELERELFAYCRSDKRGPQIKCATLRGYLKEICEREKQAKIRNLELLRDVECIEMSMKEHCPDRNPLDEHKVECLNRISRFMAARQKKEEPNLKIDKGDLLNCYPQGESPSPQARGLRQPSVIFMGRQTSRSSAAEDATASIHLRQAERHSPNHPSHASECLQSGLSNDSKVSREVVADSGASLSVDISGSNDSPDGCNLCDKHERTAAVVPSVRTLTASAGVPFGGDEQLTSPRVTLTRPEKNSPSPSTISHMWDRNSPAEYTRGRGSGHQESIKEDVERVLQRSLPQTDLGKESQDVPEKSETLSRSSSSMELSVTSIGSDLSTSLTESDLAELPKVPEGVVHTASHTRRTASHTRRTDSPPQRSAIPPSERELCSASVHSQSLDTPEPRNRPESRSESTSPEIPFKRLSMEGFFHLLESIEQRFHRGERSVYCVSSLGDSKRNKVISLCNARAGLNGEDLDACGAVVLHQLQRLSWTMSMGCLLPEELVSSNWSTTEPRKISSRLPPDAAPLWDRWFKHALLLKDYHVLTPERLVQLFTPLLLPYNASYSAKAKVLLRTLLSRSSEECPSVESESSSCGLPSFLNDSIAEVQPARPSQEHSASGMQGLQSGEEDSQDESPVESIPIKETKAYQLLKQSATQARQQSSGDEEDLSGINDGYEENTGRVERSSHQDPYPWRETTKMKTYSAVQSKGKAVGDNAGEGRQVRGVNI is encoded by the exons ATGGCGTTCTGTGAGGACCAATACTATGAAAGAATTGGATCCATTCAACAAAGCATGCACGAAAG GGAAAAGAGGAGACTTGAGTTGGAGAGGGAGTTGTTTGCTTACTGTAGATCTGACAAGAGAGG TCCTCAGATAAAGTGTGCCACACTCCGTGGTTATCTCAAGGAaatctgtgagagagagaaacaggcaaaAATTCGAAACCTGGAGCTCCTGAGAGATGTGGAGTGCATTGAAATGAGCATGAAGGAGCACTGTCCTGACCGTAACCCTCTGGATGAACACAAG GTTGAATGCTTGAATAGAATTTCCAGATTTATGGCAGCAAGGCAGAAGAAAGAAGAGCCAAATCTTAAAATAGAcaag GGAGATTTGTTGAATTGCTATCCTCAGGGTGAGTCCCCCTCACCACAGGCCAGGGGTTTACGCCAACCATCTGTAATCTTCATGGGTCGCCAGACCTCCAGAAGTTCCGCGGCTGAAGATGCCACCGCAAGTATACACTTACGACAAGCGGAGCGTCATTCGCCAAATCATCCATCACATGCCTCGGAATGCCTGCAAAGTGGCCTTTCGAATGACTCCAAAGTTTCCAGAGAGGTCGTTGCCGACAGCGGAGCGTCTTTATCAGTTGACATTTCAGGCTCAAACGATTCCCCCGACGGCTGTAATTTGTGTGACAAACATGAAAGGACGGCGGCAGTGGTTCCATCTGTTCGTACCTTAACAGCCAGCGCCGGCGTGCCTTTTGGAGGTGATGAACAACTGACTTCACCTCGGGTGACCTTGACGAGGCCTGAGAAGAATAGCCCATCGCCCAGCACTATCAGCCATATGTGGGACAGGAATTCACCTGCAGAATACACTCGGGGTAGAGGGTCTGGTCATCAGGAGAGCATAAAAGAAGATGTGGAGAGAGTTCTGCAAAGATCACTGCCTCAAACTGACTTGGGAAAAGAATCTCAAGATGTGCCAG AGAAGAGTGAAACCCTTAGTAGATCCAGTTCCAGTATGGAGCTGTCAGTGACCAGCATTGGTAGTGACCTGTCcacctccctgactgagtctgacCTGGCTGAGCTACCAAAGGTGCCAGAGGGTGTAGTCCATACAGCCAGCCACACCAGGAGGACAGCCAGCCACACCAGGAGGACAGACAGCCCACCACAGAGGAGTGCTATTCCACCCAGCGAGAGGGAGCTCTGCAGCGCCAGTGTTCACAGTCAATCACTGGACACTCCAGAGCCTAGGAACAGACCAGAATCACGTAGCGAATCCACGTCTCCAGAAATCCCATTCAAAAG ACTGTCCATGGAGGGATTCTTCCATCTACTGGAGAGCATCGAACAACGATTCCACAGAGGAGAAAGAAGTGTGTACTGTGTCTCGTCACTTGGCGATAGCAAACGCAATAAAGTGATCAG CCTTTGTAACGCCAGGGCAGGCTTGAATGGAGAGGACCTTGATGCATGTGGAGCAGTCGTCCTTCACCAGCTTCAGAGGTTGTCATGGACCATGTCAATGGGTTGCCTGTTACCCGAAGAGCTAGTTAGCTCCAACTGGTCCACCACTGAGCCCAGGAAAATAAG CTCCCGTCTCCCCCCTGATGCTGCTCCTCTGTGGGATCGCTGGTTCAAGCACGCCCTTCTGCTGAAGGACTACCATGTCCTCACCCCCGAGCGCCTCGTCCAGCTGTTCACTCCACTGCTGCTGCCATACAACGCCTCCTATAGTGCCAAG GCCAAAGTGCTGCTGAGGACACTTCTGTCCCGGTCCAGTGAGGAGTGCCCCTCGGTGGAGAGTGAGTCTTCATCTTGTGGCCTTCCCTCGTTCCTCAACGACAGCATTGCGGAGGTCCAACCAGCCAGACCTTCTCAGGAGCACAGCGCCTCAGGGATGCAAG GACTACAAAGTGGTGAAGAGGACAGCCAAGACGAGAGCCCCGTGGAAAGTATTCCTATTAAAG AGACAAAAGCATATCAGCTGCTTAAACAGTCTGCCACGCAGGCGAGGCAGCAGAGCTCTGGAGACGAGGAGGATCTGTCAG GAATAAATGATGGCTATGAAGAGAATACTGGGAGGGTTGAGCGCTCCTCTCATCAAGACCCTTACCCTTG